The Tamandua tetradactyla isolate mTamTet1 chromosome 5, mTamTet1.pri, whole genome shotgun sequence genome window below encodes:
- the CFB gene encoding complement factor B: protein MAMGRNLNLPLCLLPLVLGFLSAGVCTTPLPKDKLQSPCSLEGVEITGGSFRLLQEGQALEYVCPSGFYPYPVQTRICRPWGSWSTLQTKDRKVVKKAECKEIRCQRPQDFENGEYWPRAPYYNLSDEISFHCYDGYTLRGSANRTCQATGRWDGQTAICDDGAGYCPNPGIPIGTRKVGRQYRLEDSVYYHCSRGLTLRGSQQRKCLEGGSWSGTEPSCQDSFMYDTPQEVAEAFLSSLTETIEGADAEDGHSPGEQQKRKIILDPSGSMNIYLVLDGSDSIGASNFTGAKRCLTSLIEKVASYGVKPRYGLVTYATDPNVLIRVSEARSSDADWVTERINQISYEDHKLKTGTNTKKALQAVYSMMNWIGDKPPEGWNHTRHVIILMTDGLHNMGGDPVPVIDEIRSLLDIGRDRKNLREDYLDVYVFGIGPLVDPVNINALASKKDKEQHVFKVKDMEHLEDVFFKMIDESQSLGLCGMVWEHREGSDAHKQPWQAKISVTRPLKGHETCMGAVVSQYFVLTAAHCFTVDDQVHSIKINLGVKKQDLEIEEVLFHPKYNINEKTKEGISEFYDYDVALVKLKKKLTYDQTLRPICLPCTEGTTRALRLPQSTTCQQHKEELLPVKDVKALFVTEFSKGEKKGLARKEVYIKNGDKKASCERDARYAPGYDKVKDISEVVTPRFLCTGGVIPYADPNTCKGDSGGPLIVHKRSRFIQVGVISWGVVDVCKNQRRQQLVPAHARDFHINLFEVLPWLKEKLEEEDLGFL from the exons atGGCCATGGGGAGGAATCTCAACCTCCCACTCTGCCTGCTTcctttggtcctgggcttcttGTCCGCAG GTGTGTGCACAACTCCACTGCCTAAGGACAAGCTCCAAAGCCCCTGCTCTCTGGAGGGGGTAGAGATCACAGGTGGCTCCTTCCGCCTTCTCCAGGAGGGCCAGGCACTGGAGTATGTGTGTCCCTCTGGCTTCTACCCATACCCTGTGCAGACTCGCATCTGCAGACCCTGGGGGTCCTGGAGTACCCTGCAAACCAAAGACCGAAAAGTTGTCAAGAAGGCAGAGTGCAAAG AAATTCGCTGCCAAAGACCACAGGACTTTGAGAATGGGGAATATTGGCCCCGGGCCCCCTACTACAATTTGAGTGATGAGATCTCTTTCCATTGCTATGACGGTTATACTCTCCGGGGCTCTGCCAATCGCACCTGTCAAGCAACTGGCCGGTGGGATGGGCAAACAGCCATTTGTGATGATGGAG CGGGGTACTGCCCCAACCCGGGCATTCCCATTGGCACAAGGAAGGTGGGCAGACAGTACCGCCTTGAAGATAGCGTCTACTACCACTGCAGCCGGGGACTCACCCTGCGTGGTTCTCAGCAGCGAAAGTGCCTGGAAGGTGGCTCCTGGAGTGGGACAGAGCCTTCTTGTCAAG ATTCCTTTATGTACGATACCCCTCAAGAGGTGGCGGAAGCCTTCCTGTCTTCCCTGACAGAGACCATAGAAGGAGCCGATGCTGAAGATGGGCACAGCCCAG GAGAACAACAGAAGCGGAAGATTATCCTGGACCCCTCAGGCTCCATGAACATCTACCTGGTGCTGGACGGATCAGACAGCATTGGAGCTAGCAACTTCACAGGGGCCAAGAGGTGTCTCACCAGCCTCATTGAGAAG GTGGCGAGTTATGGGGTGAAGCCAAGATACGGTTTAGTGACATATGCCACAGACCCCAATGTTTTGATTAGAGTGTCTGAAGCAAGGAGCAGTGATGCAGACTGGGTCACGGAGCGGATCAACCAAATCAGTTATGAAG ACCACAAGTTGAAGACAGGGACCAATACCAAGAAGGCCCTCCAAGCAGTCTACAGCATGATGAACTGGATAGGGGATAAACCCCCTGAAGGCTGGAACCACACCCGCCATGTCATCATCCTAATGACTGATG GCTTGCACAACATGGGTGGGGACCCTGTCCCTGTTATTGATGAGATCCGGAGCTTGCTGGACATTGGCAGGGACCGCAAAAACCTAAGGGAGGATTATTTGG ATGTCTATGTATTTGGGATCGGACCATTGGTGGACCCAGTGAACATCAATGCTTTGGCTTCCAAGAAGGATAAAGAACAACATGTGTTCAAAGTCAAGGACATGGAACATCTGGAGgatgttttcttcaaaatgattG ATGAAAGTCAGTCTCTCGGTCTCTGTGGCATGGTTTGGGAACACAGGGAAGGCAGCGATGCCCACAAGCAACCATGGCAGGCGAAGATCTCAGTCACC CGCCCTTTGAAGGGACATGAGACCTGCATGGGGGCTGTAGTGTCTCAGTACTTTGTGCTGACAGCAGCACACTGTTTCACTGTGGACGACCAGGTACACTCAATCAAGATCAACTTGG GAGTGAAGAAACAGGACTTAGAAATAGAAGAAGTTCTATTTCACCCCAAGTACAACATCAATGAAAAAACCAAAGAAGGAATTTCTGAATTTTATGACTACGATGTGGCTCTGGTCAAGCTCAAGAAGAAGCTAACGTATGACCAGACTCTCAG ACCCATTTGTCTTCCCTGCACCGAAGGAACAACTCGAGCTCTGCGGCTTCCTCAGTCAACCACTTGTCAGCAACACA AGGAAGAGCTGCTTCCTGTGAAGGATGTGAAAGCTCTGTTTGTGACTGAGTTTTCCaagggggagaagaaggggcTGGCCCGGAAGGAGGTTTACATCAAGAATGGAGATAAG AAAGCCAGTTGTGAGAGAGATGCTCGATATGCACCAGGCTACGACAAAGTCAAGGACATCTCTGAGGTAGTCACCCCCAGGTTCCTTTGCACTGGAGGAGTGATACCCTACGCTGACCCCAATACTTGCAAAG GTGATTCTGGTGGCCCCCTGATTGTTCACAAAAGGAGCCGCTTCATTCAA